From Actinomyces procaprae:
TGCTCCTCGCGCATCGCCTGCGCCTTGGCGCGCGCCGCCTCCCGACGCTCGGCCTTGGTCGGACGGGGCTGGTTCGAAGCCACAAGCAACTCCTCAAGTCGAAATCGGCGCCACTGCGAATACTGCGCGTACCACAGTCCCTGATATGTCCTGAACGCGCCTACCGCATGCATTGCATGCAGCTGACACCGTATGCATTCTGCCTGGGAACGCGACCAAAGGCACGGCCACCGGATGCGGCCTGCCTCACGCCGTCGGGCGGGTGACGCGACCGCCCGGCATACGGCCGCGACGACGTGGCGGCCGGCTGAGCGGCTAGGAGATGCTGAAGGGGGCCATGCGCGCCAGCGGAAGCGCACCGAGGATGAACAGCACCACGACACCCACAGTGACGGCCGCGAACACGGCAACGCCGATCAGCCGGTTCGAGGGGCTGCGCAGGGCCGAACCGGCCATCCGTGCGCCACCGCGGCGTGTCGGCGAGCCCCAGGGGACGAACCAGGTGACCAGCATGTAGGTGGCGACGGAGGGCACCAGGCACACCCCCACCCGGTGGTAGTTGCTCCAGGAGGTCAGGACGGTCGGCTCGCCCGAGTCGCCGAACCCGAGCGCTCTCCCCGTGAAGTAGAACACGACGAGGGCGACCAGCGCCCCCACCGCGCAGGCGGCCGCGCTCGCCGCCAGGGAGCGCACCAGGTACCAGGGCACCGACGCCCACATGCGCGAGTTGTCGGCGCTGGAGGCGTAGCCGTTGCTCAGGCGGCGCCAGCGGCGGGCGTCATCGGCCCGCCCGACAGTCCCCGCGATCACCACCAGCACGGAGAACACGAGCAGCACCCATCCGGGAACCGGCAGCGACAGCGCCATCAGCATCAGGCAGAAGACGGCGATGACCGCGCGATGGCGCCGGGGCTCCAAGGCCCACTCGGGCACCCCCGCCCGCACCGCCGCAGCCGGGGCGCCGGACTGGGTCTGCGGGTACGCCGACGGCGTCCGGGAGGGTTCCGGGGCGGGCCGCGCGGGCTCCGGGGCCGCCGGGCGGGCTCCGCGACGGGCCGGACGGGCACCGCGCCACTGCCCGGCACGAACGACGGCGGAGAGGCCGGCACCGCCTGTCCCGAGTGGCCCGGCACCGGGACGGACGCAGGCGTGAGGGGCGGCGAAGCGGGCGCGGACAGGAAGCCGTAGGCGCCGGGCGGCGAGCCGTATCCGGACACGCGCCCGGAGCCGTGTCCGGCGTCACGTCCGGAGTCATAGTGCCCGGAGTCATAGACAGACCCGTAGGTGCCGGTGCTGGTGTTCGCCTCAGCGGCGGCCGCACCCTCCCCGTCTTCGGCCTGCGCGGCGGAGTCCTCCTCCCCGAGCACCTCGGCCAGGGCGACCTCACCGGTGCCGCCGTCGGCGATCTCATCCAGGACGCGCAGCAGGTCCGGGACGGGCAGGCGGTCAGCCGCCTCGGGCGCGAGGGCCGCCGTGAAGGCTCGCGCCAGCGCGGGCTGAGCCTCCTCCAGGTCGCCGAGCTCCGGGGTGCCGGCGTACACGCGGCGGAACACCGCCTGCCAGGGGCCGGAGCCGAAGGGCGAACGGCCGGTGATGGCGAACAGGATCACGCCCGCCAGCGCGTACCAGTCGACTTCGGGGGCGGGTTCGCCGCCGTCGAGCATCTCGGGCGGAATGAAGCCGGGCGTTCCGGTGACCTGGCCGGTCTGGGTCAGGCGGACGTCGTCGGCCACCTGGGCGATGCCGAAGTCGATCAGGACCGGCCCCTGCGCCCCTAGCATCACGTTGGAGGGCTTGAGGTCGCGGTGAATGACACCGGCCGCATGCACGGCGTCGAGCGCATCGACCAGGCCGTGCGCAAGGTCGGACAGGTCGCGGATGTCGGTGTCCAGGCGGTAGACGCCCTCGTGGTCGACCTCGCTCTGGAGGGTGGGGCCGTCCACCAGCTCGGTGATGACGAAGGTGACGCCGGAGCCGTCCGCGCCGTCGCCGGTCTCGATGTCGAGGATGCGGGCGACCCGCGAGTCCTTCACCCGGGCCAGCACGGAGGCCTCGCGGTCCAGACGACGACGAGCCATCGGATCGGCCGCGATCTGCGGGTGGAGGATCTTCATGGCCACGTGCCGCCCGTCGCCGTCGACGGCCTCCCAGACCACGCCCATGCCGCCCGCACCCAGGCGACGCAGGAGCCGGTAGCCGCCGACGTCCGCGCCCGCGCGCAGTCCGGCCAGAGATGCGGGCGTGGCACCGTCGGGGATCTGCGTCATGGCGCCACAGTACCGGCAGGCACCCCAACCACCGGGGACGTGAGGTGATTCACACCCCTTTCAGGGTTTTCCTAGCTTCGTCGGACTACCTGCACCGCGCCGTCGTATGACACAGTTAGTCCTGCCTGGGGCGAACCGCCCCGGCACGTGTCAATGCGGACACGCATCGGCACCTTTCACCACGGATCGTCCGGCACGTACCTGCCGGTGAAGGGATACCTTTATGGCAACCGTCACTTTTGATCACGCCACCCGTATCTACCCGGGGAACGACACCCCGTCGGTGGACAGCCTGAACCTTGAGATCGCCGACGGCGAGTTCCTGGTCCTCGTCGGCCCCTCGGGCTGCGGAAAGTCAACCTCCCTGCGCATGCTCGCAGGCCTCGAGGACGTCAACTCCGGCCGCATCCTCATCGGCGACCGCGACGTGACCGACGTCCAGCCCAAGGACCGTGACATCGCCATGGTCTTCCAGAACTACGCCCTGTACCCGCACATGTCGGTGCACGACAACATGGGCTTCGCGCTCAAGATCGCCGGTACTCCCAAGGATGAGATCGACCGGCGCGTCAAGGAGGCCGCCAAGATCCTCGGCCTGACCGAGTACCTGGACCGCAAGCCGAAGGCACTGTCCGGTGGTCAGCGTCAGCGTGTGGCCATGGGCCGCGCCATCGTGCGCAAGCCGAAGGTCTTCCTGATGGACGAGCCACTGTCCAACCTGGACGCCAAGCTGCGCGTGCAGACGCGTACGCAGATCGCGTCCCTGCAGCGCTCGCTGGGCGTCACGACCGTCTACGTCACCCACGACCAGACGGAGGCCCTGACCATGGGTGACCGCATCGCGGTCCTCAAGGACGGCATCCTCCAGCAGGTCGGCACCCCGCGTGAGATGTATGACAAGCCCGCCAACGACTTCGTGGCCGGCTTCATCGGCTCCCCCGCCATGAACCTGGGCCGCTTCACGGTCGACGGCGACATCGCCTCCATCGGTGCCGCGCGCGTCCAGCTGTCCCGGGCCACGCTCGACGCCATGGTCCCGGAGGACAACAACAAGATCGTCATCGGTTTCCGCCCCGAGTCCCTCGAGGTGGTCTCCGCCGAGGACGACCACTCCATCCCGGTGCGGCTGTCCTTCGTGGAGGAGCTGGGCAGCGACGCCTACATCTACGGCGAGCTCGTCGGAGCCGAGGGCTCCGAGGACAAGCTCGGCTCCGGTGAGGACTCCAGCCAGATCATCGTCCGCGTTCCTCCGCGCACCGCGCCGGAGCCCGGCGAGACGGTGTACGTGCGCATCAAGCCGGGCGAGGAGCACATCTTCTCCGCATCCACCGGCAAGCGCCTGCCCGCCTGAGTCGGCCCACTTCGACCGCAGGCGCGCCAACGGCCCGAGCCACGCAAAGGCCATCAGGTTGGGCCCCGTTCCTCGTGTGAGGGGCGGGGCCCGGCCGTAGGCCGACGGCGGGCGCACGAACCGCATGTATCGTTCGCCCCGATCCGATGACCACAAGGCGAGCCGTCTCGCCTGCAACGACCCGGCGCCGTCGAGGACCGATCCGCGGCGGACCTGAGAGAATGCGCACATGCCCCAGTCCATGCAGATCACCGCGGCCACGATCGACCCGGCGCTGCTCGATCTCCCGTGGGAGGTCCCGTTGGAGGAGTGGCCGGCGGAAGTGCTCGCCGCCCTCCCGCGGGGACTGTCGCGCCACATCGTTCGCTTCGTGAACCTGTCGGAGCGGGTGATCGCCGTCAAGGAGATCGGCGAGTCCGTTGCCCACCGCGAGTACGAACTGCTGCGCAACCTGCTGCGGCAGGGGGCACCCTGCGTGACGCCGACGGCGGTGATCACCGGCCGCACCGGCCTGGACGGCTCCGCCCTCAACTCGGTCCTGGTCACCGAGCACCTGTCCTACTCGCTGCCCTACCGGGCGCTGTTCAGCCAGTACATGCGGCCCGAGACCGCGACCCGGCTCATAGATGCCCTCGCGGTGCTGCTGGTGCGGCTGCACCTGCTGGGCTTCTACTGGGGGGATGTGTCCCTGTCCAACACGCTGTTCCGGCGGGATGCGGGCGCCTTCGCCGCCTACCTGGTGGACGCCGAGACCGGCGAGCTGTACCCCGACGGACTGACCGAGGGCAAGCGCCTGTATGACATCGACATCGCCCGCACGAACATCATCGGTGAGCTCATGGACCTCCAGGCGGGCGCCCTGCTGGAACCGAGCGTGGACACCATCGAGGTGGGCGACCGGATCGTCAGCCGCTACACCGAGCTGTGGGAGGTGCTGACCGCGGAGGAGACCTTCGACCTGGGCGAGCGGTGGCGCGTGCGCTCCCGCATTGAGAAGCTGAATGAGCTGGGATTCGACGTCGGCGAGCTGACCATGAAGACGGAGGCGGACGGTTCGGGCACCCGCATGATCATCCAGCCGAAGGTGGTCGACGCCGGCCACTATCACCGCCAGATCATGCGGCTGACCGGCCTGGACGTGCAGGAGCGGCAGGGGCAGCGCATGCTCAACGACCTGCAGACCTTCCGTACCGTCACCGGGCGCAAGGACGAGCCGGTCGAGCAGGTGGCGCACGCCTGGCTGGCGGAGGTGTTCGAGCCCACCATTTCCGCCGTCCCAATGGAGCTGCGCCGCAAGCTGGAGCCGGCGGAGATCTTCCACGAGGTGCTGGAGCACCGCTGGTACATGTCCGAGCAGCGGCAGCACGACGTCGCCACCGAGGAGGCGGTGGCGGACTACGTCAACACCGTCCTGCCGCAGCACTGGGATGAGCAGTCCTACTTGTCACTGGGCGACACCCAGGAGATGGAGGCCATCTTCGACGACGATGAGCCGGCCCTTGAGGACGACGCGGACTTCGCCGCACTGGACGAGGCCACGGCCAGCGCCTTCGAGCTCAATCCCATGGGCTTCACCGCCGGCATGAAGTTCAAGGGCGAGTAGCGCCGATCAGGGCGGCGACGTCGGTCAGAGTGTTGGCGTAAAGGCCAGGCGGTCATGGGATGGATTGAGGCGCAGCCCATGCGCCGCTTCGAGGTGGCGGCGCCGCCCCGAGACGCGGTGCGGCTCGTCATCGACCTGTTAAGACCACAGGGCTTCTCGCTGGAGACCTGGGACCTGGACTCGGTGCTGGCCGAGCGGGGGCCGTGGACCGGCGTGGTCCTGCGCGAGGGCAGCGAGGCCACCGCTTTCTTGGCCGACTACCTTACGGAGGTCTTTCCGTTCGTGCTCGCCCTCCCCTGGGTACGCCGCCAGCACGGACGCCTGCGTCTGGCGGTGCTGGCTCGGCCGCTCGGCGGCCGCACGGCAGCCAGCGAGCTCATCTGCTGGCACTTCTCCCTCCATTCCGGAACCTACTGGAGCCGCCCCGAGTACTTCGCCATTGACGTCATGGAGGGGCTGACGCAGCCTCTGCGCGCCGCGGGCCTACTGCTCGCCGGCCCGGCCAAGCCGAGCAGTTGGAAGACCTGGAAGACCCTGCCCACCGATCACCCGCTGCACCCCAAGCAGTGGCGCACCATCAGCAAAGCGGCCAAGCGCCGAGCTCGCCACCGCGCTGAAGGCCCATTCGGTTCGGGTGCTCACTCCTGATACACCCTATTGAAACCGACCCGTCATCCGTGCCACGCTTGGCCGAGCCCGCCCTGGGTCGAGGAGGACTCGATGACCACGCTCATGACCCGCCAACTCTTCGATGCGCAGACCTGGAGCCTGCTCGCCTTCGGCAAGCGCTCCCGCACCGAGCACGGATTCGGCTGGCTCGACGACGTCGGCAGTATCGCTGCCGAGCGCGGCGTGCAGCTGTGGATCACCGGTCGCATGACCCACTGCTTCGCCCTGGGGCATCTCATGGGTGATCCGGACTGCACCGTCCTGTCCGCGCACGGCGTCGCGTGCCTGCTGGACGGACCGTTGCGCGATGACGACACCGCGGCCTGGCTCTGTACCGTCAACCTCGACGGCACGCCCCAGCCGGGCCCGCTGCGCGCCTACGACCACAGCTTCGTCATCCTGGCCGCCGCCTCCGCCCGCATGGCTGAGGTGCCACGGGCGCAGGAGCTGCTCGACGCCGCCCTGCTCGCCTTCGACCGGCTGTGGTGGGACGAGGCGGCCGGGATGGTGGTGGATTCCCGGAACCGTGAGACCCTCGCCGTGGACGACTACCGGGGGGCCAACGCGAATATGCACACGGTCGAGGCGCTGCTGGCGGCCTACTCGGCCACCCATGACCCCCTCCATCTCCGACGCGCTGCACGCATCACCGGCCGCATCGCCCACGAGGTGGTGACCCACGCCTTCCGCCTGCCCGAGCACTTCGATGACTCCTGGAACGCCGTCCTCGACTACAACCGAGACCGTCCCACCGACGCCGTCCGCCCCTACGGGTCGAAGGTGGGGCACTGGCTGGAGTGGGCGCGACTGATGGTCCAGGTGCGCGTCGCCTGCACCGCCGTCGGGATCGGCTACGACCCGTTGCTGGACAGCCTTCCAACCGGCATGTACCGCAAGGCATTGCAGGAGGGGTGGGGAGCCGACGGCGAGCAGGGCTTCGTGTACACGGTGGACTTCGACGGTTATCCGGTGGTCCGCGAGCGCATGTCCTGGGTGCTGTGCGAGGGTATCAGCGCGGCGGAGACGCTCCGGCAGATCACCGGAGACAACTCCTACGAGCACGATATCGACACCTATGCCGCCTGGGCCCGTGAGCACCTGATCGAGGATCCCGGCCAGTGGCGTGGGGAACTCGACTCCCAGGATCGGCCGATCTCGGCCGCGTGGTCGGGCAAACCAGACATTTACCATGCACTTCAGGCAATGCTGATCGGTCGCCTGCCCATCACCCCGTCCCTCGCCGAGGGGCTGCTGCGCACCGGGGCCTCACCCGCCTGAAACCGCCGGACCGGCAACACGCAAAACACGACCTTGGGGTACGTTCCACGACCCTCGGGTGGTCGTGGAACGTACCCCAAGGTCGTGCCATAGCACCAAGGTCGTGGAACGCACCCGAGCCGCCGGACCGCTCACGCCGTCGGGCCGCCTCCAAGCCGCACGCGCACGCCGGTGAGCACTCCGGCGTCGTCGGCCGCCAGCACCAGTGCGCACAGGAAGGCGGCCATGGTGTGTGACCAGTAGGGCACCCGCATGCCCATACATGCCCTTCCCGCGGATACGTCCGGTGAACCCATCTTCTCGTGGCGCAACTCCCAGCCCGCGGCATCGGCAACCAGGGCCAGCAGGTCATCCATGGTGGAGAACGTGCCTCCAAGCCCGGTTACGGCGTGAGCGTCTTCCCGCCCCGCCACGGTGATCGTCACCGGACGCATGGCGGCCGGGCCGTGCACCGGCAGCCGCTCCGCAATGCTGGTGACGAGGGAATGATCGTAGACGACCCGCTCCGCGGGGAATCTCAACGCCAGCCCCTGGAACGTGAATGGTCCGACGTCCCGGCAGGCGGCGTAGGCGCATTCGCACACCAGGGAGATGGTGGCGGGTGTCAGCTCCCGCGACACCCCGACCTGGAACCAGCCGACGGCACCGTCATCGACGAAGTCGTCGGCTGCGCCGGACGGCCTGCCCCAGAAGCCCTCCTCAATAGTCAGACCCGCGCAGTCGGCCGGGGGCAGCAGGTGCAGACCCCGGATCGCCGCCTCGCCGACCAGGGCACCGTAGGCGGCGTCATCTGGCTCCGTGGCCGCAGCAGCAACTGCACCCTCGCGGTGTCCGAGCAGGCCGATCTCAACCCCGGGCCCAACCGTGTCGTTCATGGTTCGCAGTCTATGGATCCACTCATCGCAGCCCGGCGCGCGCCCCACGCGCCCCGGGTTAAGGGGCTCCCCCGGTTTGAGGGTGCGGGGGTGAGGGAGCTCGGGTGCGATTGTCGTGGGGGCGATGAGGTCGGTGCCGGGCTGATACGGCCGCGTCCAGGCCGACGGGGCCGTCCTCGGGCCGACCCAATGAGCCTGCCGCCAGCCCTGCGCCTGGAAGCGGGGCCATCTGCTACGCCACTTCATCGTCTGCAACGCCACTTCGGGGTTAACAACGCCAGTTAACCGTCTGCTGAAGGCCCCAGAGGTATACAGCAGAACGTTAAGTAGCGTTGTTAACGACCAACCGGCGCAGCAGACACCCCAACGCCCCGACCAGCACGCCAGCACGCCGACCAGCACGCCGCCCCTGCAAACCGGACGAGCACGTTAAGGGGGTGGAATTCGTGTCGGTGACCCGCGATACCGTGGACACATGTACGAAGGCAACGGTGCGGAGCGGCGATCCGGCAGGGCATCCCCGACGGATCGTGCAGGGCTGCCCGGCACCGGGAGAGGGTCGATGGCGAGCGTTGCCTGGGATGCCTCATACGGGGAGGCGGCGTCCTGGCCCGGAGCCGAACAGGCCTACACGGCCGGGCCCGGGGTCCTACAGGAGCCCACGGCGCTGATCGCGCACCTGGCGGAAGTACCCGCAGGCGCGGGCCTGGCGAGCCTGGTTGAGGGCATGTTGGCCGGCATACTGGTCGCCGCCACCCCCAACGGTGACGCGGCTCGCTCCGCCGCCGGGGAGACCGCAACAAACGCAGGCGCGGAGCCTGCTGCAACCACCGCACACACCGCATGCGCCGCCGACACAGCGAGCGCCGCGGGCGCTGCCACCGCGGACGCTGTGGGCATCGCCGAGCTGGCGGAAATACTGGGAATTCCGGACACCGAGGCACTGTTCAACACCATCACGAGCCCGGCCGACCGCGCCCTGGCGCAGACCTCCGCACAGCGGGGCGTGGACTGGGGCGAGGGCACCGGCATCGACCGCCTGGCCGCGCTGGGCGCGCAGGTGCTCAGCGAACTGGTGGCGGCGTGCCACCGGCTGGTCGCCTGGGCGTCGTGGTGCGAAGGCGCAGCGGCGGCGTGCCTTGCCCGTACACCGGAGATGAACCGCGGCGCAGCTCCCTGGGGTCCGGACGGGCGGCTCGAATGCCTGGTGACTAAGGAGGAGCGCCGTTTCACCACCGGCGGGGAGATCGCCTGCCGACTCGGCACCACCCGCCAGAGTGCCTGTCGGATACTGGATCGAGGCGAGGCCCTGCTGCAACCCGAGTTCGCGGCCACCGAGACCCTGCATCGGGCCGGCCTGCTGGACACGGGCAAAACCGCCCTGGTGGTGCAGCGCCTGGAGGATGCCGACGCGAGGGTGGCCAGGGCCGTGCAGGAGCAGGTCCTGCCCCGCGCATCCCGCAGGACGACGTCACAGCTGGCCAAGGACATTGACCGCGCCCTGGCCGCCTTGGACCCCGACGACGCCGACAGTCGCCGCAAGCGCAACCAGGCCCGCAGGCATGTCACGCGGCCCCGCCAGGCAGGCGAGGGCGTCCACGAAATGCGGCTGCTCCTGCCGAGCCTGGACGCGTTCCTACTGGATGCAACCCTGGACGCCGTCGCCGCCTCCGCCCGGGCAGCCGGGGATGAGCGTTCCCCGGCGCAGTTGCGGGCCGACGCCGTCGTCGGCATGACGCTTCGCACCCTGCAGTCCAGCCAGTACGCGGCATGTCGGCCACCCTTCACCACGCCCGAGCCGGCCGCGGCCAGCGGTGGGCCACCCGCACCGGCTACCGCACAGTTGCTGCCCGACGGCGTCCCCTTGGACGGGTTGCTGGCCGGCTTGAGCAGCCTCGTCGAGCCCGCCCGGCCCTGGTGGACGCCCTCCGGGGTAGATGCGGTCTTCCCGCCGCCGGGCATCACCATCAACGTAGACGTCACCGTCCCCTTGGAACAGCTGCTCCCCGACGACGCCGACCCCAACGGGGACGACCCGCCCAACGGGGACGACCCGCCCAGTGGGTATGCGGCCGGGGACAGCCGACCGACCGCAGGCGATACCGCAGCCCGGCCCACGGGCGCCGGAGGCAGACAATCCGCCGCAGCCGGCGGGCGAAGCGCGCCCGAAGCACCCACAGCCGGCGGGCTAAGTGTGCCCGAAGCACCCACAGCCGGCGGGCGAAGCGCGCCCACCGCAGGCCCCGCAGACACACCCTCGCGCAGCGGGAGCAGTGCGCCCACCGCGGTTGTGGGCGGCCACTGTCCCCTCCCCCACGGCGAGGCGGTCGCCGGCGCGGCGCCCGCAGCCGAGGTCACCATTGGGGTCAGTACGGTGCCGGTACCCGCCGCCACCGCCCGCGCCCTGGCAGCCGGTGGCGTCTGGCGCAGGCTTGTCACCGACCCGGTCTCCGGGACCGTAGTCGACGTGGGCCGCACCCACTACCGGCCCCCGGTCGCCCTGCGTGAACTCGTGCAGGCCAGGGACGGCTCCTGCACGTTCCCGGGATGCACCACCCCCGCCGCCCGTTGCGACACGGACCACATTCAACCCTGGGCCGAAGGCGGGGCCACCAGCCTGAGCAACCTCACCAGCCTGTGCCAGGCACACCACCGGCTCAAGC
This genomic window contains:
- a CDS encoding serine/threonine-protein kinase → MTQIPDGATPASLAGLRAGADVGGYRLLRRLGAGGMGVVWEAVDGDGRHVAMKILHPQIAADPMARRRLDREASVLARVKDSRVARILDIETGDGADGSGVTFVITELVDGPTLQSEVDHEGVYRLDTDIRDLSDLAHGLVDALDAVHAAGVIHRDLKPSNVMLGAQGPVLIDFGIAQVADDVRLTQTGQVTGTPGFIPPEMLDGGEPAPEVDWYALAGVILFAITGRSPFGSGPWQAVFRRVYAGTPELGDLEEAQPALARAFTAALAPEAADRLPVPDLLRVLDEIADGGTGEVALAEVLGEEDSAAQAEDGEGAAAAEANTSTGTYGSVYDSGHYDSGRDAGHGSGRVSGYGSPPGAYGFLSAPASPPLTPASVPVPGHSGQAVPASPPSFVPGSGAVPVRPVAEPARRPRSPRGPPRNPPGRRRRTRRPSPAPRLRRCGRGCPSGPWSPGAIARSSPSSA
- a CDS encoding ABC transporter ATP-binding protein — encoded protein: MATVTFDHATRIYPGNDTPSVDSLNLEIADGEFLVLVGPSGCGKSTSLRMLAGLEDVNSGRILIGDRDVTDVQPKDRDIAMVFQNYALYPHMSVHDNMGFALKIAGTPKDEIDRRVKEAAKILGLTEYLDRKPKALSGGQRQRVAMGRAIVRKPKVFLMDEPLSNLDAKLRVQTRTQIASLQRSLGVTTVYVTHDQTEALTMGDRIAVLKDGILQQVGTPREMYDKPANDFVAGFIGSPAMNLGRFTVDGDIASIGAARVQLSRATLDAMVPEDNNKIVIGFRPESLEVVSAEDDHSIPVRLSFVEELGSDAYIYGELVGAEGSEDKLGSGEDSSQIIVRVPPRTAPEPGETVYVRIKPGEEHIFSASTGKRLPA
- a CDS encoding DUF4032 domain-containing protein yields the protein MPQSMQITAATIDPALLDLPWEVPLEEWPAEVLAALPRGLSRHIVRFVNLSERVIAVKEIGESVAHREYELLRNLLRQGAPCVTPTAVITGRTGLDGSALNSVLVTEHLSYSLPYRALFSQYMRPETATRLIDALAVLLVRLHLLGFYWGDVSLSNTLFRRDAGAFAAYLVDAETGELYPDGLTEGKRLYDIDIARTNIIGELMDLQAGALLEPSVDTIEVGDRIVSRYTELWEVLTAEETFDLGERWRVRSRIEKLNELGFDVGELTMKTEADGSGTRMIIQPKVVDAGHYHRQIMRLTGLDVQERQGQRMLNDLQTFRTVTGRKDEPVEQVAHAWLAEVFEPTISAVPMELRRKLEPAEIFHEVLEHRWYMSEQRQHDVATEEAVADYVNTVLPQHWDEQSYLSLGDTQEMEAIFDDDEPALEDDADFAALDEATASAFELNPMGFTAGMKFKGE
- a CDS encoding AGE family epimerase/isomerase — encoded protein: MTTLMTRQLFDAQTWSLLAFGKRSRTEHGFGWLDDVGSIAAERGVQLWITGRMTHCFALGHLMGDPDCTVLSAHGVACLLDGPLRDDDTAAWLCTVNLDGTPQPGPLRAYDHSFVILAAASARMAEVPRAQELLDAALLAFDRLWWDEAAGMVVDSRNRETLAVDDYRGANANMHTVEALLAAYSATHDPLHLRRAARITGRIAHEVVTHAFRLPEHFDDSWNAVLDYNRDRPTDAVRPYGSKVGHWLEWARLMVQVRVACTAVGIGYDPLLDSLPTGMYRKALQEGWGADGEQGFVYTVDFDGYPVVRERMSWVLCEGISAAETLRQITGDNSYEHDIDTYAAWAREHLIEDPGQWRGELDSQDRPISAAWSGKPDIYHALQAMLIGRLPITPSLAEGLLRTGASPA
- a CDS encoding HNH endonuclease signature motif containing protein, whose product is MASVAWDASYGEAASWPGAEQAYTAGPGVLQEPTALIAHLAEVPAGAGLASLVEGMLAGILVAATPNGDAARSAAGETATNAGAEPAATTAHTACAADTASAAGAATADAVGIAELAEILGIPDTEALFNTITSPADRALAQTSAQRGVDWGEGTGIDRLAALGAQVLSELVAACHRLVAWASWCEGAAAACLARTPEMNRGAAPWGPDGRLECLVTKEERRFTTGGEIACRLGTTRQSACRILDRGEALLQPEFAATETLHRAGLLDTGKTALVVQRLEDADARVARAVQEQVLPRASRRTTSQLAKDIDRALAALDPDDADSRRKRNQARRHVTRPRQAGEGVHEMRLLLPSLDAFLLDATLDAVAASARAAGDERSPAQLRADAVVGMTLRTLQSSQYAACRPPFTTPEPAAASGGPPAPATAQLLPDGVPLDGLLAGLSSLVEPARPWWTPSGVDAVFPPPGITINVDVTVPLEQLLPDDADPNGDDPPNGDDPPSGYAAGDSRPTAGDTAARPTGAGGRQSAAAGGRSAPEAPTAGGLSVPEAPTAGGRSAPTAGPADTPSRSGSSAPTAVVGGHCPLPHGEAVAGAAPAAEVTIGVSTVPVPAATARALAAGGVWRRLVTDPVSGTVVDVGRTHYRPPVALRELVQARDGSCTFPGCTTPAARCDTDHIQPWAEGGATSLSNLTSLCQAHHRLKHTPGWSLSRTDSGDMTWHTPSGARYQRSPDGSITLLAHKIGPRQLLVPAQKVPAHLTDAVDDTILDRLQHGLDLSAQDANRRGAPPQVTSRGPRPGRPVGAFESTPYPQALHDLGLAPLLDEIPPF